The Rhodothermales bacterium genome has a window encoding:
- a CDS encoding TM0106 family RecB-like putative nuclease, which yields MKSEFATIMDRHRLDDRDAFIPDEKSPSERMLADRGVEHETRILTEMESRGQKVVRIQADSDVEQDLLTREALESDADVIFQARLSHGQFAGFADFLRRGADNRWEVWDSKLARSAKSEHLIQLCCYAEMLEGMTGSLPERIGIILGNSIHQEFSTHDFLYYYREIKASFLDCMASFDPGKLPEPTGFGSNGRWQARAEKWLTENDHLSLVANIRSTQVKRLYNAGISTVTNLAHTELLRVDGIGDEVFQRLRKQARLQIETGASHEPRFELNDLAHTTGRQGLQLLPPPSDLDVYFDMEGYPLMEGGLEYLFGATFVEEGTLEFRDWWACDKSEEVNAFENFIDWVYERWNRDPSMHIYHYGHYEQSALKRLMGAYASRENQIDNLLRGNVFVDLYQVISQGLCIGTPSYSIKYVERLYRPLREGDVDTAVDSIVAFDAWLQSGESSDWQESTLLRGIREYNKDDCDSTLELAHWLRDRQSEFDIEWVSPDSDPELTADTGPRSDAERLSIEMLESMSDKGEEPSPEDSITRMLAWLLEYHRREDKPSWWKYFNREGQTTEELFEDIECLAGLQRTERPPEVIKRSLSYEYHFDPNQESKVSAEGRYYLAQDLKTGVIVESMNHDEGLISLKIGASRGPLPDTLDLVPGGPIANAVKRDSLLRTALQWKSEGQLQSCVRHFLERREPTIRDRLFGTPVLTEGESLEQGTVRAVLNLDDSILCIQGPPGTGKTHVAARSILALLAQGKRVGVTGNSHKVIVNLLSKVSELAAETAQNFHGIKIGDNNEFEKDTRIDWVKDSNSWTPGATGGQRLAGATSWAFSRSDWAGCFDYLFVDEAGQVSMADLVAMAPSTRNLVIIGDQMQLEQPVQGAHPGNSAQSVMAYFMAEHATIPPEKGILLNESWRLHPGICTFISDAVYDSRLTSKPHCINCVVKNNGLNSEVLTVESGTVYIPSVHTGNSQSSEEEADVIQILVQELVGRSITGVDGAEQRKLELNDILFVAPYNMQVNLLKSRLGTTARVASVDKFQGQEAPVVILSMCASSADDVPRGMDFLLSINRLNVAISRAQSLAIVVGSPLLRRPTCTTIDQMKLANFFGRFIAYAEAE from the coding sequence ATGAAGTCGGAGTTTGCGACCATCATGGATCGTCATCGTCTTGACGACAGGGATGCATTCATTCCAGATGAGAAGTCACCGTCAGAGCGAATGCTCGCTGACCGTGGGGTTGAGCACGAAACCCGCATTCTGACAGAAATGGAGTCGCGCGGCCAAAAAGTTGTTCGGATTCAGGCTGACTCGGACGTGGAACAAGACCTCTTGACCAGAGAAGCACTTGAAAGTGACGCCGACGTGATATTCCAAGCGAGATTGTCTCATGGTCAGTTCGCCGGGTTTGCCGACTTCCTGCGCCGAGGAGCGGATAACAGGTGGGAGGTCTGGGATTCAAAGCTGGCTAGAAGTGCCAAATCGGAGCACCTGATTCAGTTGTGTTGCTACGCTGAAATGTTGGAGGGAATGACGGGATCTCTGCCAGAACGCATCGGCATCATCTTAGGCAATTCGATCCACCAAGAATTCTCGACGCATGATTTCCTGTACTACTACCGTGAAATCAAGGCTTCTTTCCTTGATTGCATGGCGTCTTTTGATCCTGGCAAACTCCCGGAGCCTACTGGATTCGGATCGAATGGCCGGTGGCAAGCGCGTGCTGAAAAATGGCTGACTGAGAATGACCACCTGTCATTGGTAGCGAATATTCGCAGCACGCAGGTCAAACGCCTTTACAATGCCGGTATTTCAACTGTCACAAACCTGGCGCACACAGAACTACTACGGGTCGACGGTATCGGAGATGAGGTTTTTCAGAGACTTCGCAAGCAGGCCCGCCTACAAATAGAGACCGGGGCAAGCCACGAACCCCGGTTCGAGTTGAACGACCTGGCCCACACTACGGGCAGGCAAGGCCTGCAACTCCTTCCACCACCCTCCGACTTGGACGTCTATTTCGATATGGAGGGTTATCCGTTGATGGAGGGAGGACTCGAATACCTGTTTGGGGCAACTTTCGTGGAGGAGGGCACCTTAGAGTTCAGGGACTGGTGGGCGTGTGACAAATCGGAAGAGGTGAATGCGTTTGAGAACTTTATTGACTGGGTCTACGAACGCTGGAATCGGGATCCATCCATGCACATCTACCACTATGGTCATTATGAGCAATCTGCGCTGAAGCGATTGATGGGGGCCTATGCTTCACGTGAAAACCAGATCGACAATCTTCTAAGGGGCAATGTATTCGTCGACCTCTACCAGGTTATCAGCCAAGGTCTGTGCATCGGAACGCCATCCTATTCGATCAAATATGTTGAGCGACTGTATCGACCATTGCGCGAGGGCGACGTGGATACAGCAGTGGATTCCATTGTCGCATTCGATGCATGGCTACAATCGGGCGAGTCATCCGACTGGCAAGAGTCGACGCTTCTCCGAGGAATCCGGGAGTATAACAAGGATGATTGTGACTCCACGCTCGAGCTGGCGCACTGGCTGCGTGATCGCCAATCAGAGTTCGATATTGAGTGGGTCTCACCGGATTCGGATCCCGAACTCACTGCAGATACCGGTCCCCGATCCGACGCAGAGAGACTCTCGATCGAAATGCTCGAGAGTATGTCGGACAAAGGGGAGGAACCGTCACCGGAAGATTCAATCACTCGGATGCTGGCTTGGCTATTGGAATATCATCGACGAGAAGACAAACCCTCATGGTGGAAATATTTCAACCGAGAGGGCCAGACCACAGAGGAGTTATTTGAGGACATTGAATGCTTGGCCGGGCTTCAGCGAACGGAAAGGCCACCAGAAGTGATCAAAAGATCGCTATCCTATGAGTACCATTTCGATCCGAATCAAGAATCGAAGGTCAGTGCTGAAGGACGATATTACTTGGCGCAAGATCTCAAAACCGGTGTTATCGTTGAATCGATGAATCACGATGAAGGATTGATCTCGTTGAAAATCGGCGCGAGTCGTGGCCCTCTTCCGGACACGTTGGATCTCGTGCCAGGCGGTCCGATCGCCAATGCTGTGAAGCGAGATTCCCTGCTCAGGACAGCACTTCAATGGAAGAGTGAGGGACAACTCCAATCCTGTGTCCGACACTTTCTCGAACGTCGCGAGCCAACTATTCGCGACCGGCTGTTCGGGACGCCTGTTTTGACAGAAGGGGAATCACTTGAGCAAGGAACAGTGCGTGCCGTACTGAATCTCGACGACAGTATTCTATGTATTCAAGGCCCACCGGGGACCGGGAAAACACATGTCGCTGCGAGAAGCATCTTGGCCTTACTGGCACAAGGAAAGCGCGTTGGGGTCACCGGAAACAGCCACAAGGTCATCGTCAATCTGCTGAGCAAAGTATCCGAGCTCGCCGCGGAGACAGCCCAAAATTTCCACGGGATCAAAATCGGTGACAACAACGAATTTGAAAAGGACACAAGAATTGACTGGGTCAAGGATTCAAATAGCTGGACACCTGGCGCAACGGGAGGTCAGCGATTGGCAGGAGCCACCTCGTGGGCCTTTTCTCGTAGCGATTGGGCGGGCTGTTTTGACTATCTGTTCGTAGACGAGGCTGGTCAGGTTTCCATGGCGGATCTCGTAGCGATGGCACCGTCAACCAGGAATCTCGTCATCATTGGCGATCAGATGCAGCTGGAGCAACCTGTCCAAGGCGCCCATCCCGGCAACAGCGCACAGTCGGTCATGGCATACTTCATGGCTGAGCATGCGACCATTCCGCCAGAAAAAGGAATTCTGCTCAACGAATCGTGGCGGCTGCACCCCGGCATTTGCACCTTCATTTCGGATGCCGTGTACGACAGTCGACTGACGAGCAAACCACATTGCATAAACTGCGTCGTAAAAAACAATGGCCTGAACTCAGAAGTATTGACCGTGGAGAGCGGCACGGTCTATATACCGTCCGTACATACTGGCAATTCTCAGTCCAGTGAAGAGGAGGCTGATGTTATTCAAATACTGGTCCAGGAATTGGTTGGAAGGTCGATAACGGGAGTGGACGGTGCCGAGCAGAGAAAGCTTGAATTGAATGATATCCTCTTCGTTGCCCCATATAATATGCAGGTCAACTTGCTTAAGTCCCGTTTGGGTACGACGGCGCGTGTAGCCTCAGTTGATAAATTCCAGGGTCAAGAGGCACCTGTCGTCATACTGTCCATGTGCGCAAGCTCTGCAGACGACGTGCCCCGAGGAATGGATTTCCTTCTAAGCATCAACAGGCTCAACGTGGCCATATCACGTGCTCAATCACTAGCGATTGTTGTCGGATCTCCTTTGCTCAGACGTCCTACATGTACCACGATTGATCAGATGAAGCTGGCGAACTTCTTTGGCAGATTTATTGCCTATGCAGAAGCAGAATAA
- a CDS encoding carboxypeptidase-like regulatory domain-containing protein, protein MPSTRSINVSVFLLLAASLTLSAEARQSEGVLIWGSVLEEGTNRPLAGVNVFVPNTMAGTMTDADGTYQFRYRTFSPGIVVAASMIGFDMQTAEAMLDSSNEVHVPFRLAATVYPLGEVSVTASTEEWKRNLSRLEKLLFSTTRNGEDCTFQNPEYLVISFHEDTGVVSATADAPLVIHNNALGYALTIHDFSFTGSDLALRQGGEMQFRELEATSNRQRRRWNDRRLKAYRGSTRHFIGALVSGTVTDAEYEVREVPRPGVVLHGSQYQPSIEITEMTGVGADTTVPLFNLSFKKVLLVMYHGESEPSEYVQYQERINVRGSRWRSTTGDPNAANRPYQASWLTLSGGSIVVDRRGMVYGPLSMERFGYWAWERLGEVVPNDYVPTRKP, encoded by the coding sequence ATGCCGTCTACCCGATCCATCAACGTCTCCGTCTTCCTGCTCCTGGCAGCCAGCCTGACATTGAGTGCGGAGGCCCGCCAGTCCGAAGGCGTCTTGATCTGGGGAAGTGTCCTGGAGGAGGGCACGAACCGGCCACTGGCAGGCGTGAATGTGTTCGTACCGAACACCATGGCAGGAACGATGACCGACGCAGATGGCACGTACCAATTCAGGTACCGGACGTTTTCGCCCGGAATTGTCGTTGCCGCATCCATGATCGGGTTCGACATGCAAACCGCAGAAGCCATGTTGGACTCCAGCAACGAAGTGCACGTGCCCTTTCGACTTGCGGCGACCGTGTACCCGCTCGGCGAAGTCTCGGTCACCGCATCCACCGAGGAATGGAAACGCAACCTGTCGCGGTTGGAGAAGCTGCTGTTCAGTACGACCCGGAACGGCGAGGATTGCACCTTCCAGAATCCGGAGTACCTGGTCATTTCATTCCATGAGGATACGGGCGTCGTATCTGCCACGGCCGATGCTCCGCTGGTCATTCACAACAATGCGCTGGGCTACGCCCTCACCATCCATGACTTTTCGTTCACGGGATCGGACCTGGCACTGCGTCAGGGCGGCGAAATGCAATTCAGAGAGCTCGAGGCCACGTCCAACCGGCAACGCAGAAGATGGAATGATCGCCGGTTGAAGGCGTACAGGGGATCGACCCGGCATTTCATTGGCGCATTGGTTTCCGGCACCGTGACCGACGCTGAGTATGAAGTCCGGGAGGTACCACGGCCTGGTGTCGTGCTTCACGGATCCCAATACCAACCCTCGATTGAAATCACGGAAATGACGGGTGTCGGGGCCGATACGACCGTTCCCCTCTTCAATCTGTCCTTCAAGAAGGTGCTTCTGGTGATGTACCATGGCGAGTCGGAGCCTTCAGAATACGTGCAGTATCAGGAGAGGATAAACGTGCGCGGGTCACGCTGGCGTTCCACCACGGGCGATCCGAATGCTGCCAACCGCCCCTATCAGGCTTCCTGGCTGACGCTTTCAGGCGGCAGTATTGTCGTCGACAGACGGGGCATGGTGTACGGTCCGCTTTCCATGGAACGATTCGGGTACTGGGCCTGGGAGCGGCTCGGCGAGGTGGTGCCAAACGATTACGTCCCGACCCGAAAACCGTGA
- the dgt gene encoding dNTP triphosphohydrolase yields MVLDDFLRYARRRDSTVPGRSPSEEALSDSSRIITSSLFRRLQTKAQVFSLEQNAAVRSRLTHSLEVACYGRWIAHDIYHKLNSGKHLSNPDLYLPFVLTVENSCLLHDIGNPPFGHLGEYAIQSWIKNNYSTLENEIKKFCGTKGVGYLDSLCQYDGNPQGFRFVTKLQWLNDENGLNLSYPLLASMLKYLKSSPSKQSSAFTSKIGFFSSEKDIVEDVWRFFEMHIDNNGEPNMRYPLTFIMEAADDISYCVSDIEDALEKGVLTENHIFSNCDSMPSIAVEAFSKCNDLNESSAARHSKYIVFKTRIARVLAERASEVFAENVDSICSGQFRQSLLDYHSDTKEVVEYLKDITRKHVFTSREAIHIELSGFHMIHEIMDEMLSLWRLGKEDFCKIMPDCDGTPARNELQKERRLATLLPRRHCLAYRHFVSEEPDMEQYWRLALLIDYISGMTDSHAYKVYRMLKGTNVGLV; encoded by the coding sequence ATGGTTTTAGATGACTTTCTAAGATATGCGAGGCGTAGAGACTCCACAGTCCCGGGGAGATCACCGTCGGAGGAGGCGCTAAGTGATTCTTCTCGCATCATTACGTCAAGTTTATTCCGTCGTCTCCAAACGAAGGCGCAGGTTTTTTCCCTAGAGCAGAATGCTGCTGTTCGTTCACGATTAACTCACTCTCTTGAGGTTGCGTGCTATGGGAGGTGGATTGCACATGACATTTATCATAAACTGAATAGTGGTAAACATCTTAGTAATCCTGATTTGTATCTGCCGTTTGTATTGACCGTTGAGAACTCATGTCTGCTTCACGATATTGGCAATCCTCCGTTTGGTCATCTCGGAGAATATGCAATTCAGAGTTGGATAAAAAATAATTATTCTACATTAGAAAATGAAATTAAAAAGTTTTGTGGTACGAAAGGTGTAGGATATCTAGACTCTCTTTGCCAGTACGACGGCAATCCTCAAGGATTTCGTTTTGTAACCAAACTTCAGTGGCTTAATGACGAAAACGGGCTGAACCTTTCGTATCCTTTGCTTGCGTCTATGCTCAAATACCTCAAGTCATCACCTTCCAAACAATCTAGCGCATTCACAAGCAAAATCGGTTTTTTCTCTTCAGAGAAGGATATTGTAGAGGACGTATGGAGATTTTTCGAAATGCACATCGACAACAATGGCGAGCCCAATATGAGGTATCCATTGACCTTCATAATGGAAGCTGCGGATGATATTTCGTATTGCGTTTCAGATATTGAGGATGCGCTGGAAAAAGGAGTACTGACCGAGAATCATATTTTTTCTAATTGTGATAGCATGCCCTCTATCGCAGTTGAGGCGTTTAGTAAATGTAACGATTTAAATGAATCGTCTGCCGCACGACACTCTAAATACATTGTATTTAAAACCCGCATAGCGCGCGTCCTGGCAGAGAGAGCATCAGAAGTCTTTGCCGAAAACGTCGATTCAATCTGCAGTGGTCAATTTAGACAATCTTTGTTGGACTACCATTCAGACACTAAAGAAGTGGTTGAGTATCTAAAAGATATCACACGCAAGCATGTGTTTACATCACGAGAAGCGATTCATATAGAACTATCAGGTTTCCACATGATTCACGAGATCATGGATGAGATGTTAAGTCTATGGAGATTGGGAAAGGAAGATTTTTGCAAGATTATGCCTGATTGTGATGGCACTCCTGCTAGAAATGAACTGCAAAAAGAACGAAGGCTTGCTACTTTATTGCCGAGACGACACTGTCTTGCCTATAGGCATTTTGTTTCCGAGGAGCCCGATATGGAACAATATTGGAGACTTGCTCTACTGATTGATTATATATCGGGCATGACCGATAGTCATGCCTACAAGGTCTACAGAATGCTAAAAGGAACAAACGTTGGACTGGTTTAA
- a CDS encoding protein kinase yields the protein MTGTTLSHYRIEAELGRGGMGIVYRARDTKLDRAVALKVLPASALTSEDDRARFYREAKAAAALNHPNIAAIHQIDEAVPEDAQGRPTAASDGPRPFIAMEFIEGDTLEARIKEGPLKIADAVRLAIQIANALQAAHAKHIVHRDIKSANIMLTPDGQAKVLDFGLAQTAQSTKLTRMGSTLGTIAYMSPEQARGEEVDGRSDLYSLGTVLYEMIAGRLPFGGAYEQAVVYSILNADPEPLTALRTGVPMELEQVVNKALRKDAGLRYQTAADFAADLKALDLAAGSGTSFAASARTTVATSAPTPPARRAPHSTLWPVATVLALVAGMLVSWMLWGRSVPRDTVDIALGIPGLDAKINSEPANAADLLTISPDGNKVAYVGSGSEDGLFVQDLTTGKPARRIATRGETPAFSPDSRFIAFSADGAVYRAGLAGDAPERLASNVTDIVGLSWADDGHLYYAADYATGISRVSELGGPVETVTQPDRDSGDLGHVYPDVLPGGKTMLFTAYGLDGYELRMMDLASGRIDKLGPGVTPHFIAPDIVVFAQGPRLLAARLDVDGRRMGPPVVISESIYHNIASFSTNIGVSQRGDVVFIDGSSSWNVPLEIRRWDGTRETVAPSIPDFTQYSMSRDGRYIAMTGQDAVRDPDIWVYDLQTKDTRQITDHPLYDAQPLFSSDGRLIWFASERNGASDIYTVDVRTGEVKLVYADDSPKYVSSVSADNTFLLYLNGTELWALDLVGDAGARPIQSNVADERESDISPDSRWIAFSSETNGQADIFVVDYPETRPRQRITVGGGRAPKWSADGRFVYYKRGTELYRVPMSPSGNSAGPAERVMEGIYERFELLPDGSGILVRATPPRRTVRYIQDVVGRMDARLTGR from the coding sequence ATGACCGGCACCACCCTCTCCCACTACCGCATTGAAGCGGAGCTCGGCCGCGGCGGCATGGGCATTGTCTATCGCGCCCGCGACACGAAACTGGACCGGGCCGTGGCCCTCAAGGTCCTGCCGGCATCGGCCCTGACGAGCGAGGACGACCGCGCCCGGTTCTACCGCGAGGCCAAGGCGGCGGCTGCGCTGAATCATCCGAACATTGCGGCCATCCACCAGATCGACGAGGCCGTTCCGGAAGATGCGCAGGGTCGGCCGACGGCGGCATCCGACGGGCCCCGGCCGTTCATCGCGATGGAGTTCATTGAGGGCGATACGCTGGAAGCGCGCATCAAGGAAGGCCCGCTGAAGATTGCCGATGCGGTGCGCCTGGCCATCCAGATTGCCAATGCGCTGCAAGCGGCCCACGCCAAGCACATTGTGCATCGTGACATCAAGAGCGCCAACATCATGCTGACGCCGGACGGGCAGGCCAAGGTGCTGGATTTCGGGCTGGCGCAGACTGCGCAGTCCACCAAGCTGACCCGCATGGGTTCGACGCTCGGCACCATCGCCTACATGAGCCCCGAACAGGCGCGCGGCGAGGAAGTGGACGGACGCAGCGACCTCTACTCGCTCGGCACGGTCCTCTACGAAATGATTGCCGGGCGGCTGCCCTTCGGCGGGGCGTACGAGCAGGCCGTCGTCTACTCCATCCTGAACGCCGATCCCGAACCGCTCACCGCGCTCCGCACGGGCGTACCCATGGAACTGGAGCAGGTGGTGAACAAGGCGCTCCGCAAGGATGCCGGCCTGCGGTACCAGACCGCGGCCGACTTCGCGGCCGACTTGAAGGCCCTGGACCTCGCCGCGGGGTCGGGCACGTCCTTCGCCGCGAGCGCACGAACGACCGTAGCCACCTCCGCCCCGACCCCGCCCGCCCGCCGCGCCCCACACAGCACACTGTGGCCCGTCGCTACGGTGCTCGCGCTGGTCGCCGGCATGCTCGTGTCGTGGATGCTCTGGGGCCGCAGCGTTCCGCGCGATACTGTCGACATTGCCCTCGGCATTCCGGGCCTCGATGCGAAAATCAACAGCGAGCCGGCCAACGCCGCCGACCTGCTCACCATCTCGCCGGACGGCAACAAGGTCGCCTACGTCGGTTCGGGGTCCGAAGACGGGCTCTTCGTGCAAGACCTCACGACCGGCAAACCCGCCCGGCGGATTGCCACGCGGGGAGAGACGCCCGCCTTTTCACCCGATTCCCGGTTCATTGCCTTCTCTGCAGACGGAGCGGTGTACCGGGCCGGTCTCGCGGGCGATGCGCCGGAGCGCCTGGCCAGCAACGTCACCGACATCGTGGGCCTCTCCTGGGCCGACGATGGGCATTTGTACTACGCCGCGGACTACGCTACGGGGATTTCGCGGGTAAGCGAGCTCGGGGGACCCGTCGAAACCGTGACCCAACCGGACCGGGACAGCGGTGACCTCGGGCACGTCTACCCGGACGTGCTGCCCGGCGGCAAAACCATGCTGTTCACCGCCTACGGATTGGACGGTTATGAGCTGCGCATGATGGACCTCGCATCGGGACGCATAGACAAGCTCGGCCCGGGCGTCACCCCGCACTTCATTGCCCCCGACATCGTGGTGTTCGCGCAGGGCCCCCGGCTGTTGGCCGCCCGCCTGGACGTGGACGGGCGCCGGATGGGGCCGCCGGTCGTCATCAGCGAAAGCATCTACCACAACATCGCGTCCTTCTCCACCAATATCGGCGTGTCCCAGCGCGGCGACGTCGTGTTCATTGACGGCAGTTCCAGCTGGAACGTCCCGCTCGAAATCCGGCGGTGGGACGGCACGCGGGAAACCGTCGCGCCCAGCATCCCGGACTTTACGCAATACTCCATGTCACGCGATGGACGATACATCGCCATGACGGGGCAGGATGCGGTGCGGGACCCCGACATCTGGGTGTACGACCTGCAGACCAAGGATACGCGCCAGATTACCGACCATCCGCTCTACGATGCGCAGCCGCTGTTTTCGAGCGACGGACGGCTTATCTGGTTCGCCTCCGAGCGGAACGGTGCGTCCGACATCTACACCGTGGACGTGCGCACAGGCGAGGTGAAGCTGGTTTACGCGGACGACTCGCCCAAGTATGTATCGTCCGTGTCGGCCGACAACACGTTCCTGCTGTACCTGAACGGCACCGAACTGTGGGCGCTGGATCTGGTGGGCGATGCCGGGGCCCGGCCCATCCAGAGCAACGTGGCCGATGAACGGGAAAGCGACATTTCACCCGATTCACGGTGGATTGCCTTCTCGTCCGAGACCAACGGACAGGCCGACATCTTCGTGGTCGATTACCCCGAAACCCGTCCGCGCCAACGCATTACCGTGGGAGGCGGCCGCGCCCCCAAATGGTCCGCCGACGGCCGCTTCGTGTACTACAAGCGCGGAACCGAACTGTACCGCGTCCCCATGAGCCCGTCCGGCAACAGCGCCGGCCCCGCCGAACGCGTCATGGAAGGCATATACGAACGCTTCGAACTCCTCCCGGACGGCTCCGGCATCCTGGTCCGCGCCACCCCACCCCGCCGCACCGTCCGTTACATCCAGGACGTGGTGGGGAGGATGGACGCCCGCCTTACCGGGCGGTAG
- a CDS encoding Eco57I restriction-modification methylase domain-containing protein, with protein sequence MSEKAPFELRGRNPDVLSCIANLSNDEVFTPPEFANRMLDTLADAWSADHNGASLWANPDVRFLDPVAKSGVFLREITRRLTEGLADQMPDLDSRVDHILTRQVFGIGITQITALLARRSVYCSKRANGEHSIARSLTSANGNIWYERTEHTWTTKGRCRYCGTNRETLDRGDEMESHAYAFIHTDDINARIAEIFGDDMQFDVIIGNPPYQLGDGGGGGGASATPIYNLFVEAAISLEPQYVVMITPSRWFSGGKGLDDFRDRMLRDHRFLKLVDFPQLYDVFPGVKIRGGISYWLWGRDHHGGCEITTMIGDEIIGEPVVRSLDAYDVLVRRNEAVRILDKVTSYRVNGEPEPSLGDQVSARKPFGLTNQTGRQSPTGLKDPVLVYGNQQSSYLERSTITNNIEWIDRWKVLLVKAHGTSGRDDVTILGEPVVAAPGSACTETYLVIGVCESEQEAHHLAGYMRTRFVRFLVSLRKITQNITRDSYRFVPNLAMDTGWTDEQLFARYGITPDQVAFIESLIVERPVVASDDAGDDDGE encoded by the coding sequence ATGAGTGAGAAAGCCCCTTTTGAACTCCGAGGACGTAACCCGGATGTGCTTTCGTGCATAGCGAATCTGTCCAACGACGAAGTGTTCACGCCACCTGAGTTCGCCAACCGGATGCTGGACACACTGGCCGATGCGTGGTCGGCGGACCACAACGGGGCAAGCCTTTGGGCGAACCCCGATGTGCGTTTCCTCGATCCCGTAGCGAAATCCGGTGTCTTCCTCCGGGAAATTACCCGCCGGTTGACGGAGGGCTTGGCGGACCAGATGCCGGACTTGGACTCACGCGTGGACCACATTCTGACCAGACAGGTATTCGGGATAGGAATCACCCAGATCACAGCATTGCTCGCCCGCCGAAGTGTCTATTGCTCCAAGCGTGCCAATGGTGAACACTCCATCGCCCGGAGCCTTACCAGTGCAAACGGAAACATCTGGTATGAGCGGACCGAGCACACGTGGACAACGAAGGGACGGTGTCGGTACTGCGGTACGAACCGGGAAACCCTGGATCGTGGCGACGAAATGGAATCCCATGCCTATGCCTTCATCCACACAGACGACATCAACGCTCGCATCGCAGAAATATTTGGAGACGATATGCAATTCGACGTGATCATTGGCAACCCGCCGTATCAATTGGGAGATGGTGGTGGCGGAGGTGGTGCGTCCGCGACCCCAATCTATAATCTCTTTGTGGAGGCAGCCATTTCGCTTGAACCTCAGTATGTGGTAATGATTACTCCATCTCGCTGGTTTTCAGGGGGCAAGGGGCTTGATGATTTTCGAGACCGGATGCTACGTGATCACCGGTTTCTGAAATTGGTGGACTTTCCTCAGCTATACGATGTTTTTCCGGGTGTAAAAATACGAGGCGGGATTTCGTACTGGCTCTGGGGACGCGACCATCACGGCGGATGTGAGATCACGACAATGATTGGAGATGAGATCATCGGCGAGCCAGTGGTACGAAGTCTCGACGCATACGATGTCCTTGTGCGTCGAAATGAGGCCGTGCGCATTCTTGACAAGGTGACCAGCTACAGAGTAAACGGTGAGCCAGAACCGAGCCTCGGCGATCAGGTATCCGCCAGAAAACCCTTTGGACTCACAAATCAGACAGGCAGACAGAGCCCGACTGGACTGAAGGACCCGGTACTCGTATACGGGAATCAGCAATCATCATACCTTGAACGATCGACCATCACGAACAACATCGAATGGATTGATCGATGGAAAGTGCTGCTCGTCAAAGCACATGGCACAAGTGGTCGCGATGATGTGACCATTCTTGGTGAACCAGTGGTAGCGGCTCCAGGGTCAGCATGTACTGAGACGTATCTGGTGATAGGCGTATGTGAATCGGAACAGGAAGCTCATCACTTGGCTGGATACATGCGCACGCGGTTTGTGAGATTTCTCGTGTCATTGCGAAAAATAACGCAGAACATCACACGTGATTCATACCGGTTTGTGCCCAACCTCGCCATGGATACCGGATGGACGGACGAACAATTGTTCGCGCGTTATGGCATCACACCAGATCAAGTCGCATTCATTGAATCCCTTATTGTGGAGCGGCCAGTAGTCGCGTCCGACGATGCCGGCGACGATGATGGAGAATAA